One part of the Deferribacterota bacterium genome encodes these proteins:
- the gmk gene encoding guanylate kinase gives MLRKGKLFIISAPSGCGKTTLCKKLLEEFNETAKYSISYTTRKPRANEIDGKDYFFVDKKKFLNMVENREFLEWADVYGDYYGTSKNFVKNILSEQRDVIMDIDPNGAFQIKNKISSAILIMILPPSIKELERRLRNRNTESEEKLALRIKSAKKEVMNYKRYDYFVVNDIFDRAYEELSAIYIAEHCKIQDIEKIENIINMEV, from the coding sequence ATGTTAAGAAAAGGAAAGTTATTTATTATAAGTGCACCAAGTGGTTGCGGTAAAACTACACTATGTAAGAAATTACTAGAAGAATTTAATGAAACTGCCAAATATTCTATTTCATACACCACAAGGAAACCTAGAGCTAACGAAATAGATGGGAAAGATTATTTTTTTGTAGATAAGAAAAAATTTTTAAATATGGTTGAAAATAGAGAATTTTTAGAATGGGCAGATGTTTATGGTGATTATTATGGCACATCAAAAAACTTTGTAAAAAATATTTTAAGTGAACAAAGAGATGTTATAATGGATATTGATCCAAATGGCGCTTTTCAAATAAAAAATAAAATATCAAGTGCAATTTTGATTATGATTCTACCTCCAAGCATAAAAGAGCTTGAGAGGAGGCTTAGAAATAGAAATACTGAGAGTGAAGAGAAATTAGCTCTAAGAATAAAGAGTGCCAAAAAAGAGGTCATGAATTATAAAAGATATGATTATTTTGTTGTCAATGATATATTTGATAGGGCTTATGAAGAGCTTTCTGCAATATATATTGCAGAACACTGTAAAATTCAAGATATAGAAAAGATTGAAAATATTATAAATATGGAGGTTTAA
- a CDS encoding YicC/YloC family endoribonuclease, whose protein sequence is MIESMSGYGTYSEVSENQSIDVEIRSLNSKYIDISINIINPLKILELELRNLIKDSLKRGSIYLYVSIKSVKSFVKPILNKELFWQYLKILSEIQKESDILDDIKIEHILACDNIIVYEQENKLDDELREFIIMGVKHAVLNLKEMREKEGVKIKRYLDEQIKNLSLINSKIRQKADGQIKNIFNKIKKRLDLLISEIEDERIMQEVAIFAQKSDITEEVDRIDSHIAQFNEIAEKEYPCGKKLDFLTQELLREFNTIASKAEDIEIKKLVINAKTNVNEIKEQIQNIV, encoded by the coding sequence ATGATAGAAAGTATGTCAGGATATGGGACCTATAGTGAGGTCAGCGAAAATCAATCTATAGATGTAGAGATTAGATCATTAAATAGTAAATACATTGATATATCTATTAATATAATAAATCCTTTAAAAATATTAGAATTAGAGTTGAGAAATTTGATAAAAGATAGTTTGAAAAGAGGCTCTATATATTTGTATGTGTCGATAAAGTCAGTCAAGTCTTTTGTCAAACCTATTCTAAATAAGGAGTTATTTTGGCAATATTTAAAAATATTAAGTGAGATACAAAAAGAGAGCGATATATTAGATGATATAAAGATTGAACATATCCTAGCCTGTGATAATATTATTGTCTATGAACAGGAGAACAAGTTAGATGATGAGCTTAGAGAGTTTATTATTATGGGTGTTAAACATGCAGTTTTAAACCTAAAAGAGATGAGAGAAAAAGAGGGCGTGAAAATTAAAAGATATCTAGATGAACAAATAAAAAATTTGAGTCTAATAAATTCAAAAATAAGGCAGAAAGCAGACGGTCAAATAAAAAATATATTTAATAAAATAAAAAAGAGATTAGATTTATTAATATCTGAAATAGAGGATGAAAGAATAATGCAAGAGGTTGCTATATTTGCACAAAAGAGTGATATCACGGAAGAGGTAGACAGGATAGATTCTCATATAGCGCAATTTAATGAAATAGCAGAGAAAGAATATCCCTGTGGTAAAAAATTAGATTTTTTAACTCAAGAACTTTTAAGGGAATTTAACACTATTGCTTCAAAAGCAGAGGATATTGAGATTAAAAAGTTAGTTATTAATGCGAAAACTAATGTTAATGAAATAAAGGAACAGATTCAAAACATCGTATAA
- a CDS encoding fumarylacetoacetate hydrolase family protein — MKILYFENLKTTKRHYGFLRDTHVHIIEGNIFEKFNITDETITLDNIKILPPTNPSKIIGVGLNYVDHAKEVKMKIPKEPILFLKPNSSVIGQNDNIVLPNQSNKVEYEAELAVIIKKKAKQIEISRAKEYILGYTCANDVTARDLQQSDSQWTRAKSFDTFCPIGPFIETALDPTNLDIKLFLNKKLRQDSNTNLMIFGIYKLISYISHIMTLYPGDAILTGTPPGVGPINKGDEIIVSIQGIGELRNFVI, encoded by the coding sequence ATGAAAATATTGTATTTTGAAAACCTAAAAACTACGAAAAGACACTATGGATTTCTAAGAGATACCCATGTTCATATAATAGAAGGAAATATATTCGAAAAATTTAACATAACTGATGAAACTATTACACTCGATAATATAAAAATACTGCCCCCAACAAATCCATCTAAAATTATAGGTGTTGGTTTAAATTATGTTGATCATGCAAAGGAAGTAAAAATGAAAATACCAAAAGAGCCTATTTTATTTCTAAAACCTAATTCTTCAGTAATCGGACAAAATGATAATATAGTGCTACCCAACCAATCTAATAAAGTTGAATATGAAGCAGAATTAGCAGTCATTATAAAGAAGAAGGCAAAACAGATAGAGATCTCAAGAGCCAAAGAATACATACTAGGCTATACATGCGCAAATGATGTTACTGCTAGGGATTTACAGCAATCTGACAGTCAATGGACAAGAGCTAAATCTTTTGATACATTTTGCCCTATTGGCCCATTTATTGAAACAGCTTTAGATCCAACTAATCTAGATATCAAACTCTTTTTAAATAAAAAATTGAGGCAAGACTCAAACACAAATTTGATGATCTTTGGAATTTATAAGCTTATTAGCTACATATCACATATTATGACACTATACCCTGGTGATGCTATCCTCACTGGAACACCACCTGGTGTTGGGCCAATTAACAAAGGTGATGAGATAATAGTATCTATTCAGGGAATTGGAGAACTTAGAAATTTCGTAATATAA
- a CDS encoding slipin family protein — MLYVTSTIVILILLLLFSAIRILNEYERGVVLRLGRFVGVRGPGLIILIPVIEKLYKVSLRTFVLDVPPQDVITKDNVSVSVNAVIYFRVVHPDKAILEVHDYYFATSQIAQTTLRSILGQCELDDILSRRDEINMQIQDVIDKQTDPWGIKIITVEIKHIDLPQTMQRAMAKQAEAERERRSKIIHAEGEFQAAQKLLDASMVMSKSPIALQLRYLQTLSEIATEKNSTIVFPLPIDLLKAFQKKED, encoded by the coding sequence ATGTTATATGTTACTTCTACAATTGTTATATTAATATTATTACTCTTATTTAGTGCAATTAGGATATTAAATGAGTATGAAAGAGGTGTTGTTTTAAGGCTTGGTAGGTTTGTTGGTGTAAGAGGACCTGGTTTAATTATATTAATACCAGTTATTGAAAAATTATATAAGGTTTCACTTAGAACATTTGTTTTAGATGTGCCTCCACAAGATGTAATAACAAAAGATAATGTATCTGTTAGTGTTAATGCTGTTATCTATTTTAGGGTTGTTCATCCTGATAAGGCTATTTTGGAGGTGCATGATTATTATTTTGCAACAAGTCAAATTGCCCAAACCACGCTAAGGAGCATCTTGGGGCAGTGTGAACTAGATGACATACTATCCCGTAGGGATGAAATAAACATGCAAATACAAGATGTGATAGATAAACAAACAGATCCATGGGGTATTAAAATAATAACTGTAGAGATAAAACATATAGATCTACCACAAACTATGCAAAGAGCAATGGCTAAACAAGCAGAAGCAGAAAGAGAAAGAAGATCAAAGATTATACACGCTGAAGGAGAATTTCAAGCTGCACAAAAATTGTTAGATGCAAGTATGGTTATGTCTAAAAGCCCTATAGCATTGCAATTGAGATATTTACAAACGTTGAGTGAAATTGCTACAGAAAAGAACTCTACCATTGTCTTCCCACTTCCAATAGATTTGCTTAAAGCTTTTCAAAAAAAAGAAGACTAA